From a single Kitasatospora sp. NBC_00458 genomic region:
- a CDS encoding tyrosine-type recombinase/integrase, with amino-acid sequence MAAASPSPTDAEAESVLRFTHVTDPLYADLAELMIGTGIRKGEALALHWDDVHLPERAFFVRATPSVIDRSSKAWVALSDRVGTRAFGSITPAGGYVFHRHGRHLHSKNVLDRFHLLCDEAGVPCIALHDLRHLTASFATAAGVPLPVSSKTLRTAPCPPARTSTPT; translated from the coding sequence GTGGCGGCTGCATCACCGTCACCTACTGACGCAGAAGCCGAGAGCGTCCTGCGCTTCACCCACGTCACCGACCCCCTCTACGCCGACCTCGCCGAACTCATGATCGGCACCGGCATCCGCAAGGGCGAGGCCCTCGCCCTGCACTGGGACGACGTCCACCTGCCCGAGCGTGCCTTCTTCGTCCGCGCCACCCCCTCCGTGATCGACAGGAGCAGCAAGGCCTGGGTCGCCCTGTCCGACCGCGTCGGCACCCGCGCCTTCGGCAGCATCACCCCCGCCGGCGGCTACGTCTTCCACCGCCACGGACGCCACCTGCACTCCAAGAACGTCCTCGACCGCTTCCACCTGCTCTGCGACGAAGCAGGCGTCCCCTGCATCGCCCTGCACGACCTGCGCCACCTCACCGCCAGCTTCGCCACCGCCGCGGGCGTCCCCCTGCCCGTCAGCTCCAAGACCCTGCGCACCGCACCCTGTCCACCAGCGCGAACATCTACACCGACCTGA